In Nicotiana tabacum cultivar K326 chromosome 11, ASM71507v2, whole genome shotgun sequence, a single window of DNA contains:
- the LOC107787122 gene encoding LOW QUALITY PROTEIN: putative mediator of RNA polymerase II transcription subunit 26c (The sequence of the model RefSeq protein was modified relative to this genomic sequence to represent the inferred CDS: inserted 1 base in 1 codon): protein MDLDEFRLVLSESKVDVWTMIDAAISVASVDCGDELKHRRDGIVEKLYSTRCRSCNDVVNGQYSLDNGQTVTRNVETVMNKSPITPESNHRNNNTSNDNKNDDEEEDVDPYGGLFDDDEQTRILTIKEQLEDPQLSDEDVIDLLQSLADMDITFQALKETDIGRHVNRLRKHPSNEVRRLVKMLVRKWKETVDDWVRLNQPEQHGSSNLIAADGDSPQQNVQKNQLNGHHQVPDFTYSPNPRNGSSSSDRNNSESEHKPKPVPLRNVTPTRPLQSAPKPTSAPPPSRPPPRESAIDLEKLNSARRRLQENYQEAQNGLVLDFRIYCCIISNSKTTTIPFMVCCSFWIIDWALFVGVLFXLCEAKKQRTIQVMDIHEIPKPKNGFFAKNKGGFQGRHHR from the exons ATGGATTTGGACGAATTCCGATTGGTTTTATCGGAATCAAAGGTAGATGTGTGGACGATGATCGACGCGGCGATTTCGGTTGCATCGGTTGACTGCGGCGATGAATTGAAACATCGCCGTGACGGAATCGTCGAGAAGCTGTATTCTACGCGCTGCCGGAGCTGTAACGACGTCGTTAACGGTCAGTACAGCTTAGATAATGGCCAGACAGTTACTAGAAATGTGGAGACGGTGATGAATAAGAGTCCAATAACACCGGAGTCAAATCATCGGAACAACAATACCAGTAATGATAATAAGAATGATGACGAGGAAGAAGATGTAGATCCATATGGAGGATTATTTGATGATGATGAACAAACTCGAATTCTAACTAtcaaagaacaacttgaagatcCACAACTG TCGGATGAGGATGTGATTGACTTGCTTCAAAGTCTAGCAGATATGGATATTACATTCCAAGCTCTCAAG GAAACTGATATCGGAAGGCATGTGAATCGACTGAGGAAGCATCCATCAAATGAAGTTAGGAGATTGGTGAAGATGCTTGTGAG AAAATGGAAAGAAACTGTTGATGATTGGGTTAGGCTAAACCAGCCTGAACAACATGGGTCTTCAAATCTTATTG CTGCTGATGGAGACTCGCCCCAACAGAATGTACAGAAAAATCAACTGAATGGTCATCATCAG GTTCCTGACTTCACATACTCACCGAATCCTCGAA ATGGGAGTTCAAGTTCGGACAGGAATAATTCCGAATCAGAGCACAAGCCAAAACCTGTTCCCCTGCGGAATGTAACCCCAACTAGACCACTGCAGTCTGCTCCTAAACCTACTTCTGCTCCTCCCCCAAGT AGACCTCCTCCAAGGGAATCAGCCATAGATCTTGAAAAGCTAAATTCAGCAAGAAGGCGGCTTCAGGAGAATTACCAAGAAGCTCAAAATGGTCTGGTTTTGGATTTTAGAATATATTGCTGTATTATTAGCAATAGCAAAACTACTACTATTCCTTTCATGGTTTGTTGCTCTTTTTGGATTATTGACTGGGCTTTGTTTGTTGGTGTATTGT TGCTTTGTGAAGCTAAAAAGCAAAGGACAATACAGGTGATGGATATTCATGAGATTCCAAAACCAAAGAACGGCTTCTTTGCCAAGAATAAAGGCGGCTTTCAGGGCAGGCATCATCGCTGA